From a region of the Argiope bruennichi chromosome 8, qqArgBrue1.1, whole genome shotgun sequence genome:
- the LOC129981523 gene encoding sorbitol dehydrogenase-like: MTTKNFAAVLRRKGELVLENRNVPEPLSHEVLISIHTVGICGSDVHYWKHGQIGDFIVKEPMILGHESSGTVIKTGNQVKHLKPGDRVCIEPGVPCRRCEFCLGGRYNLCPDIKFCATPPVDGSLCQYYCHDAAFCYKLPENVSLEEGALMEPLSVAVHACRRAQVTAGKSVLICGAGPIGLVNLLTCKAMGATKICITDISENRLDIAKKLGATFQINVKDLDTKTAVSEIKSLLGGSPDITIECSGAELSIRLALLVAKSGGVVMCVGLGAPEIKIPIIEASVREVDIKGIFRYANCYPTAIGLVSSGAIDVKPLITHHFNLENMLAAFETSASGAGGAIKVLIHCSE, translated from the exons atgacaaCTAAAAATTTTGCTGCTGTTCTGCGGCGAAAAGGAGAGCTTGTTTtg GAGAATCGCAATGTGCCAGAGCCCTTAAGTCATG AGGTTTTAATTTCCATCCATACTGTTGGCATTTGTGGCTCTGATGTTCATTATTGGAAACATGGACAAATTGGAGATTTTATCGTCAAAGAGCCAATGATTTTAGGGCATGAATCTAGTGGTACTGTAATTAAGACTGGTAATCAAGTGAAACATTTAAAACCAG GAGATCGAGTATGTATTGAACCAGGAGTGCCCTGTAGAAGATGTGAATTTTGTTTAGGAGGGCGATATAATCTGTGTCCAGATATAAAATTCTGTGCTACACCTCCTGTTGATGGATCTCTTTGTCAATATTATTGCCATGATGCTGCTTTCTGTTACAA gttacCTGAAAATGTAAGCTTAGAAGAAGGAGCTTTAATGGAGCCCCTTTCAGTTGCAGTTCATGCTTGTAGAAGAGCACAAGTAACTGCTGGAAAATCTGTGCTAATATGTGGAGCTG gtCCAATTGGACTAGTCAATCTTTTAACTTGCAAAGCCATGGGAgcaacaaaaatatgcattacag ATATTTCTGAAAACCGCTTGGATATTGCAAAAAAACTAGGTGCTACTTTCCAAATTAATGTGAAAGATCTGGATACAAAAACAGCAGTATCAGAAATTAAGTCCTTGCTAGGAGGATCACCTGATATTACTATTGAATGTAGTGGTGCAGAATTAAGCATTAGACTTGCTCTTTTG GTTGCAAAATCTGGAGGAGTAGTGATGTGTGTTGGTCTTGGAGCTCCTGAAATTAAAATTCCCATTATAGAAGCCAGTGTTCGAGAAGTGGATATAAAAGGCATTTTCCGTTACGCAAATTGCTATCCTACTGCAATAGGATTAGTTTCCAGTGGTGCTATAGATGTAAAACCTTTAATCACACATCATTTCAATTTGGAAAATATGCTTGCAGCTTTTGAAACTTCTGCATCTGGTGCTGGTGGTGCTATTAAAGTTCTTATCCACTGTTCTGAATAA